CAGACCCTTGCCGCCGTTGAGTCCGGCCAGGTAGAGCCAGATGGCGACGTAGTAGATGACCTCGCCGGTTTGCCAGATGAGGAAGTCGCGCCAGCGTGGTCGGGCCAGGGCGGCCAGCGGGATCAGCCAGAGCACGTACTGCGGTGAGTAGACCTTGTTGGTCAGCAGAAACGCGGCGACCACCAGGAAGCACAGCGATGCAAGCCGCGGCCGCCGCTTTGCCCGCAGGCCGAGCACCGCGATACCGATGCAAAGCACCAGGAATAGACCGGTCGCGACGATGTTCAGCGCGTCGTCGGGAACGTGGGCACCCATGTTGTTGACGAACAGCCAGACAGAGCCGAAGTCTTCGCCCCGGGTCGAGCTGAACTCGTAGAAGTGGTACCAGCCGTAGAAGTTGATGACCATGAACGGAACGTTCACGACCAGCCATGCGGCAGCCACCCCGGCAGTGAACTGCCAGAACGCGACCATGCGTTTGGCCCGGAAACACAGGATCAGCAGCGGTCCGAGCAGCAGGAATGGGTAGAACTTGGCCGCTGCGGCCAGGCCGATGAAGACACCCGCGGCGACTGGGTGCTTGCGGGACCAGAGGGCCAAGCCGATCGCAGTCAGCGCCACCGCCAGCAGGTCCCAGTTGATGGTCGCGGTCAGGATCAGCGCCGGTGCCAGCGCCACCAGGGCGGCGTCCCATGGCCGCCGACGAACCGTCACCGCGGTTGCGAGCACCAAGGCAATCAGGCACAGGCCGAGCAGCAATGCGTTGCTCAGGTAGAACCCGATTCCCGGACTGACCCCGGGGAGCTTCAGCCAGTTGGCCACCTGCATGAACAGACCCGTGAGCACTGGGTATTCGAGTTGCTCGGTCCCGGGCAGCGGGGCGTGGATGTATGGGAAGACGTTGGCCGAGAACCCCCGCAGGCTGAACAGTGGGGGGATGTCGGAGTAGCACAGGTGGGTGTAGCGGACGGGATCGTTGAAGCCGTTGCCGATGCAGGGAATCCGCGTCACCAGGTTGGCGATGAAAGCGACGACCGACAGGAATGCCAGCACGATCAGCGGGTTCCAGAACCGGGTTGGGCCACCGGCGTGGTCGCCGACTCGGCCGCCGAGGATTTCGCTGTTGTCGGCGATGACCGGGTCGTCGCGGGTCGGGGCGACCGATTGCGGTGGCGGGGGTTGCTTGGGTTCTTCCACCGTGAACCCCTCAGTCCAGTCCGATGATCCGGTCGAAGGCTGAGGTGGTGTGGCGCACCCGACACTCAAGTTCGTCACCCACGGCCGGCACCCGACCGCCTCGACCGACCGCCATCCGGACATCGTCGGAGCTCAGCCACAGCAGTGACATCTGCATGTGGGGGGGCTCGGCGAACCAGCGCTGTTTGCCATCCCACGAGAACGGCGACCGCGACCTGCCGGATGCTTCTAGCGCACCGGTACCCGCCGCGACCGCGCGCTGTCGCATGGAGACCGCCGGTGAGGGAGCCTCCATGCCGACCCCGTGTGACGTACCGCCGCCCACCACCACGAGCAGACCGTCCTTGGGTGCGCGCCGCTGCCGATAGCCGACCGCACGGCCTTTGGCGACCGGGTGTACAGCCAGCACGGTTCCGCGAGCGCTGAGTGCCGCCGGGCAACCGAGCCACAAGCGGGTGCCGATCCGCACGCGCAGCGGGATGTCCGGCAATGCCGCCCGCAACTGTCGCAGTTCCTGATCGTCCAAGTGGGAGCACCAGACGGCGGCGGCCTCGTCGGTGAGCGGGTAGCCAGCGTCCTCCAGGCCGCCGAGTGCGCGAATCCACGTCAACGTCCATGACCAGGCCTCCTTCACGCGACCAGAGGCGTCCTTCGGCAGGCGCGGCGCGGAGTCATTCTCGTGCCAGTTGGCCTCCAGCGTCTCAACGTGGGGCGCGAGTGGTTGGGCCAGCGGCAGGTGCAGGGCGAGCCCGACCAACTCGATGCGTCGGTGTTGCAACGCATCGCGGATCGCCTCGTCGGCAAGTAGCGCGTCAAGGTCAGGTTCGGCTAGCCCGAAGCGTCGCATCGAGGTCAGTCCCTCGATCACTACCGGGATCGGATCCTGCGCATCGTTGACCACGGAGGTGGCCAGGGCATGCAACGCCTCGACGCTGGCAACCGTCCGGATCACCCGCTCGCGGATGGGGTTCGCCTCGATGATCGCCCAGGACTGGGCGGCCAGAACATCGCGGGGATCCCACGGCTGCATGACCAAGATCAGACCGGCGAAGTACTTGCTCATGGCGATCGCCTCGTCGGCCGTTCCTACCGCCACGCGGTCGAGGCCAAGCCGGGTACTTTCGATACCGAGATTGGCTAGGCCGAACCCGTAGCCGTTGCCCTTGGCCACGGCGACGATGTCCCCGGATCGCGCACCCGCCTGGCCCCCGTAAACCGCATCGCGAACCGCATCGCGGACCGTGGCCGCGTGCTCGCGCCAGTGCGTCCCATCGACATGCAGCGAGAACGTCATGAAGTCGATTTCTCCCGTGATAGCAGCGACTTTGCTCGCTGTTTGAACTCGGCCCGACGCAGGTAGACATCGAAGGCCTTGGCGAGCGTCGGTCGCAGTGCGTAGTCCCATTCCCCGACGTATTCCAAGGCCCTGCCCCCGGTCCCGAGTTTGAAGCGGATCAAACCGAATAGCGGATCGGATTCCTCCAACGTGTCACTGATGCCGCGCATGTCGTAGACGGACGCGCCGCTGGCCAGGGCATCCTTGATCATCTGCCACTGGATGGCATTGGACGGTCGGACCTCGCGGCCGGCGTCCGCGGACGCGCCGTAGGAGTACCAGGCATGGTCGCCGACGGTGACCATCGTCGTGGCCGCCAGGACGTCGCCCTGGTACCGCGCCAGATACAGCGTGATGCGGTCGGGATCCTCCGAGGACATGGCGTCCCACATTCGCTGGAAGTAGGCCAGACCGCGTGGCACGAATCCGTCGCGGACGGCTGTCTCCACATAAACCGGGTGGAAGAGCGCCAGGCCGTCGCGGTCGCTGCGCTCGACAGTAACCCCGAGCTTTGCCGCTTTGCGGACGTTGCGACGCCACAACTGGTTGAAGCCAGCGAACACATCGTCCTCGGTCCTGCCCGCGAGCGGAACCTGGAAGACATATCGGGGCTGAACGTCGCCAAAGCCTGCGCCTGTGTCGGCTTTCTGGGTCCAGCCATGTACGCGCATCTCGTCGATCAGTCGTTGACCGTCCGGGTAGGTCTCATCGGGGGTCACATCACGCAGCCGACTGGCGGTGCCCGTCGCGATGGCCTCTTTTAGGGTGGCCGCGTTCCAGCTACGCACGCCGACGGTCGGGCCCATCTTGACCAAGAAGGCGCCTTGGGACTTGAGGTGCGCGAGCATCGGATCGAGCCAATCCGCCAACTGATGCGGCGAATCGGGACCTGGCCAGTCGAGCGCAGGACCCTCCGGCAGGTAGGCGAGCCAACGGTCCAACTTGGGGACTTTGCGGGTCAGAACCAAGCCAGCGCCCACCAGGGTCGAACCATCGAACCAGCCGAGGCTGATGTTGCCCCACTCGGCCTTGACGCCCGCCCATGAGGGCACCTGCAGGAATGAGGCACTCGCACGCGTGTTCACGTAGGCGAGGTGTTCCTGCGCACTGATCGGTCTGACGGTCAAAGCCACCCGGGCAGCCTATGTCGAAGCGGGACCGGTTTGGTTCACCCGTACCGTGCGGCTGGGGTTCGCGCCTTAGGCTGGCAGGCATGACGGCGACCACAGCACCGGTGATCGGTGGACACGTTGGCCAGGACGATCCCATTGGACAGGCGGTAGCGATCGGGGCGGATTGCGCTCAGTTGTTCCTCGGCGATCCGCAGGGCTGGAAGGGTCCAACGTTTCCTCACCCCGACGGAGCCGAGGGTCTGAAGGCCGCAGCGCAAGCAGCCGGTGTGCGGATCTACGTCCACTCGCCGTACATCATCAATGTTGCCTCCACCAACAACCGGATCCGAATCCCGAGCCGCAAGATTCTGCAGCAGCAGGTCGACGCTGCCGCGCAGGTGGGAGCGGCAGGGGTAGTCGTCCACGGCGGGCACGTGACCAAGGACGACGATCCGCAGGTCGGCTACGACAACTGGCGCAAGACGTTCGAGCGACTGGAGCCCAACTGCCCGGTCTTCATCGAGAACACCGCCGGCGGCAACTTCGCCATGGCCCGTCGACTGGAGGCCATCGAGCGGTTGTGGGAGGCACTCGACGGTTTCGACGCGGGGATTTGCCTGGATACCTGTCACGCCTGGGCGGGTGGGATTCCGATGCCGGACGCCGCGGCTCTCATCAAGGGCATCACCGGGCGGATCGATTTGGTGCACGCCAACGACTCGCAGGGCGGATTCGACTCCGGCAGGGACCGGCACGCGAACTTCGGCGAGGGCACCGTGGGTGTTGATGAGCTCATCGAGTGCATCCGGATCGCTGACGCGCCGGTGGTGTGCGAGACACCCTTCCCGGGCATCGCCGAGGACATTGCACTCATCCGTAGCCGCCTGACGTGACCGTTCTGTGGATACCCGCAGCGGGCATCCACCTGCTCGGGGTACCCTTTGGTTACCGCAATCGCGATCCAACCCAAAGGTTCTTCTTTTGTGTTCGTTCGTCTGCGGTACATGTGAGACCTCCTGTTACGGAACGTCCGTAGCCGTTAAGTCCAGAGGAGGTGGTCTGAAGCATGCGTCATTACGAAGTCATGGTGATCCTTGATCCGGATCTCGAGGAGCGCACCGTCCAGCCCAGCCTGGAAACGTTCCTGAATGTGGTTCGCGCCGATGGCGGAACCGTCGACAAACTCGATGTGTGGGGCCGGCGTCGCTTGGCCTACGAGATCGAGAAGAAGTCAGAGGGCATTTACGTCCTCATCCAACTGACCTGCGGACCTGACACGGTCAAGGAACTCGACCGCCAGTTGTCGCTCAACGAAGCAGTGCTTCGTACCAAAGTCACTCGTCCGCCGGCTGTCAAAGCCAGCTAGCCCAACAAGGAAAGAAGACACTCATGGCCGGTGAACCCCAAATCACGATTGTTGGCAACCTCGTCGACGACCCCGAGCTTCGCTTCACACCCAGCGGTGTTGCTGTTGCCAAGTTCCGGGTTGCCTCGACTCCTCGAACATTTGATCGCCAGGCAAACGAATGGAAAGACGGCGACTCCGTCTTCATGTCATGCCAGGTGTGGCGGCAATACGCGGAGAACGTAGCCGAATCGTTGACCAAGGGCGCCCGCGTCATCGTGTCTGGTCGTCTACGTCAGCGCTCTTACGAGACCAACGCTGGCGAGAAGCGCACCGTTTATGAAGTCGAGGTCGACGACGTCGGTCCCGCACTTCGGTCGGCTACCGCCAAGATCGCCAAGGTCAGTCGTGGCGGCGCAGGCGGCGGCTTCTCCGACGGAGGCGGCAACGGTCGCACCGTCGCCAGCGACGATCCCTGGGCCACCCCGTCATCAGGCGGATCCGGCGGAAGCTTGGACGAGCCACCCTTCTAGTCATCGATTCCGTGGCCGACTCGCGTCGGCGCGGACCAGCAGCACCTACGGAGATACAACATGGCTAAGCCACCAGAGAAGAAGTTCAAGAAGAAGGCCTGCGTGTTCTGCAAAGACGACCCGCAGATCATCGATTACAAAGACATCAACCTGTTGCGCAAGTACATCTCGGACCGCGGCAAGATTCGCGCCCGTCGTGTCACGGGCAACTGCACCGGTCACCAGCGCGACATCGCGACGGCAGTCAAAAATGCCCGCGAGATGGCGATGCTCCCGTACACCTCGACGGCCCGGTAGCGGGGGAGATCACTATGAAGCTCATCCTCACTCACGAGGTCGATGGCCTCGGTGCCCCCGGTGACATCGTCGAGGTCAAGGACGGCTACGGCCGCAACTTCCTGGTCCCACGCAGCCTGGCGATGCCTTGGTCGCGCGGAGCCGAGAAGCAGATCACCCAGATCAAACGGGCGCGCGACGCCCGGGCGATCCGCGGTGTCGAGCATGCCAACGAAGTCAAGAACCAACTTGAGGGACTGGCTGTCACCTTGCCGGTCAAGGCTGGCGAAACCGGCAAGTTGTTCGGTTCGGTGACCACCGCCGACGTTGCCGACGCAGTACGTACCTCGGGTGGCCCACTGATCGAGAAGCGTGCCGTCACCCTTGATCACTCGATCAAGTCAGTCGGTTCGCACAATGTCGAGATCAAGCTGCACCCCTCGGTGACTGCCATCGTTTCGATTGAGGTTATCGCCGCAAACTGAGATACTTGTCCCATGACTCCACTAGCCCCCCGCAGAGCATCGCGGCCCCTCACGTTGGCCGGTGGCGTCGTGGTGTGCCTGGGGCTTGTCGGCGCAGGCAGTGCCAGCGGCGCGCCGGCGCCTGCGATCTCTGGCGCCGTCT
Above is a genomic segment from Candidatus Nanopelagicales bacterium containing:
- a CDS encoding single-stranded DNA-binding protein gives rise to the protein MAGEPQITIVGNLVDDPELRFTPSGVAVAKFRVASTPRTFDRQANEWKDGDSVFMSCQVWRQYAENVAESLTKGARVIVSGRLRQRSYETNAGEKRTVYEVEVDDVGPALRSATAKIAKVSRGGAGGGFSDGGGNGRTVASDDPWATPSSGGSGGSLDEPPF
- a CDS encoding DUF2029 domain-containing protein, which gives rise to MEEPKQPPPPQSVAPTRDDPVIADNSEILGGRVGDHAGGPTRFWNPLIVLAFLSVVAFIANLVTRIPCIGNGFNDPVRYTHLCYSDIPPLFSLRGFSANVFPYIHAPLPGTEQLEYPVLTGLFMQVANWLKLPGVSPGIGFYLSNALLLGLCLIALVLATAVTVRRRPWDAALVALAPALILTATINWDLLAVALTAIGLALWSRKHPVAAGVFIGLAAAAKFYPFLLLGPLLILCFRAKRMVAFWQFTAGVAAAWLVVNVPFMVINFYGWYHFYEFSSTRGEDFGSVWLFVNNMGAHVPDDALNIVATGLFLVLCIGIAVLGLRAKRRPRLASLCFLVVAAFLLTNKVYSPQYVLWLIPLAALARPRWRDFLIWQTGEVIYYVAIWLYLAGLNGGKGLPSGWYSLAIMIHIVATCYFAAMVIRDILRPEYDPVRTDGWQEDQDDPGGGVLDGAPDRWDRSATETAIEAGGWSTTDGRGLAHQP
- the rplI gene encoding 50S ribosomal protein L9 → MKLILTHEVDGLGAPGDIVEVKDGYGRNFLVPRSLAMPWSRGAEKQITQIKRARDARAIRGVEHANEVKNQLEGLAVTLPVKAGETGKLFGSVTTADVADAVRTSGGPLIEKRAVTLDHSIKSVGSHNVEIKLHPSVTAIVSIEVIAAN
- the rpsF gene encoding 30S ribosomal protein S6, whose amino-acid sequence is MRHYEVMVILDPDLEERTVQPSLETFLNVVRADGGTVDKLDVWGRRRLAYEIEKKSEGIYVLIQLTCGPDTVKELDRQLSLNEAVLRTKVTRPPAVKAS
- a CDS encoding alanine racemase; the encoded protein is MTFSLHVDGTHWREHAATVRDAVRDAVYGGQAGARSGDIVAVAKGNGYGFGLANLGIESTRLGLDRVAVGTADEAIAMSKYFAGLILVMQPWDPRDVLAAQSWAIIEANPIRERVIRTVASVEALHALATSVVNDAQDPIPVVIEGLTSMRRFGLAEPDLDALLADEAIRDALQHRRIELVGLALHLPLAQPLAPHVETLEANWHENDSAPRLPKDASGRVKEAWSWTLTWIRALGGLEDAGYPLTDEAAAVWCSHLDDQELRQLRAALPDIPLRVRIGTRLWLGCPAALSARGTVLAVHPVAKGRAVGYRQRRAPKDGLLVVVGGGTSHGVGMEAPSPAVSMRQRAVAAGTGALEASGRSRSPFSWDGKQRWFAEPPHMQMSLLWLSSDDVRMAVGRGGRVPAVGDELECRVRHTTSAFDRIIGLD
- a CDS encoding deoxyribonuclease IV, producing MTATTAPVIGGHVGQDDPIGQAVAIGADCAQLFLGDPQGWKGPTFPHPDGAEGLKAAAQAAGVRIYVHSPYIINVASTNNRIRIPSRKILQQQVDAAAQVGAAGVVVHGGHVTKDDDPQVGYDNWRKTFERLEPNCPVFIENTAGGNFAMARRLEAIERLWEALDGFDAGICLDTCHAWAGGIPMPDAAALIKGITGRIDLVHANDSQGGFDSGRDRHANFGEGTVGVDELIECIRIADAPVVCETPFPGIAEDIALIRSRLT
- a CDS encoding peptidoglycan bridge formation glycyltransferase FemA/FemB family protein → MALTVRPISAQEHLAYVNTRASASFLQVPSWAGVKAEWGNISLGWFDGSTLVGAGLVLTRKVPKLDRWLAYLPEGPALDWPGPDSPHQLADWLDPMLAHLKSQGAFLVKMGPTVGVRSWNAATLKEAIATGTASRLRDVTPDETYPDGQRLIDEMRVHGWTQKADTGAGFGDVQPRYVFQVPLAGRTEDDVFAGFNQLWRRNVRKAAKLGVTVERSDRDGLALFHPVYVETAVRDGFVPRGLAYFQRMWDAMSSEDPDRITLYLARYQGDVLAATTMVTVGDHAWYSYGASADAGREVRPSNAIQWQMIKDALASGASVYDMRGISDTLEESDPLFGLIRFKLGTGGRALEYVGEWDYALRPTLAKAFDVYLRRAEFKQRAKSLLSREKSTS
- a CDS encoding 30S ribosomal protein S18, which codes for MAKPPEKKFKKKACVFCKDDPQIIDYKDINLLRKYISDRGKIRARRVTGNCTGHQRDIATAVKNAREMAMLPYTSTAR